ATTGCCGAGATCAAAACGCGATGGAATGTCGATCCGTCAAGTCACATGCCGCATTTGGCCAAGATGCTCATGCAGGACTTGACCGGAGCGCGGCTTCACTTTCTGATAATGCTGGCCGCCATCTATGCGCTCATGCGCTTTATCGAGGCGTATGGACTCTGGTTCGCGAGACGTTGGGCCGAGTGGTTCGCGCTGGTGAGCGGCGGGGTCTATCTGCCGATTGAGCTCTATGAGCTTGCCAAAGGCTTCAGCTGGTTGAAAATGGGGATTCTGACCATCAACCTCATTATCGTTGCCTACATGGCTTGGCTGCTGATTCGCGGCAAGAGCGTGCTGAAGAGCGATGAGGGCGACGCGTGACCCCGGTTGACCTGTATTGAAAAGATGGTGTGCCCGGAAGGTTCGGTTTTTAAGAAATGTTCAATGCAAAATGGCAGGTTTTTCAGTCAATAGTCCCAAAGCGAGAAAGAGCGACCAGGAACTGGTAGCCGGAGTGCTTGAAGACAAAAAGCAGTTCGCTGCAATTGTGCAGCGCTACGAGGAGCCGCTGTTCCGCTATATCGTCCGCCAGGGAGCCCGTGACAGGGAACTGGCCAGGGATATCCTGCAGGAGGTGTTCATCAAGGTTTACCTTCACCTCAATGATTACGATGCTTCTTTGCCCTTTTCCTCATGGATATACAGGATCGCTCACAACGAAACCATCACCCATTTCAGAAAGGAAAAGAATCGCCCGCTCGTATTGGATAAAGGGGACGATGACGAGTTTTTCGGAAAAATCGTTGACGATCTCGAACTCTCCCGGGCCGACGGTCAATATGATGTCTCCGACATTCAGACCGTCCTGGAAAGACTCGAGCCACGCTATCGGGATATTCTTGTCTTGAAGTTTTTTGAGGACAAGTCCTACGAGGAGATATCCGACATTCTCCAGATGCCTCAAGGTACGGTGGCAACGCTCATCAATCGGGCAAAAAAGAAAGTAAAGGCCTCTCTCGAAAAGAATTAGTTCTGAACAGTCATGCCGAATATCAGTTCTGACAAGATCATCGATGAAATCGAAAAAAGGAAGCTCGTTCCGATTCCGCGCTGGCATTTCATCCTGAAACGCTCCGTTTTCTGGGCCTTGGCCCTGATTTCGGTCATCACAGGGGCCGTGTCGATGGCTACGGCCATCTATGTGTTTTTCGATAACGATTACATTACCGATCGCGCCGGTATCCAGAAACTCTTCGAGCAGCGTCCGCTTGTTGAGGTGATCGTGCAGAGCATTCCCTACGTCTGGCTGTTTGCGCTCTTCTTGTTTATCGTGGCCGCTTTTTACGGATTTCGCCACACCCGCAAAGGGTACCGTTACCCGATGTTCCGCGTTATCGGCGGTTCGCTTCTGGTCAGTTTCCTGCTGTGCGGTTTGCTCAATGTTTTCGATATCGGAAAGTACGTGCACCGCTATCTTATTGATAACGTAGAGGGTTACGGTAGTCTGGTCTATACCAATGACGTGCTCTGGGCGCAGCAGGAGAAAGGGTTGCTTGGCGGCAAGGTGGTGCGCTACACGCCTGGCGACAGCACGCTGGTCATCAGGGACTACCGGCACCATTTCTGGACGGTCGATCTTTCTCGCGCCAGGGCGCGTCCCGGCACGAAGATAGTGACCGGTAAATATCTGAAAATCACCGGCCTCAAAACCGGCCAGAGCACATTCAAGGCCCTAACGATCCGACCCTGGGTCAAAAAGAGCCACCATCGTCATCCGAAAGCTCCGAAGCCGACACCCGTGAAAAAGAGTTCGGCAAGCGGCAAGCCCGCGTCACCGCTATCTCCCGCTCAGCAACTGAAGTGAAACGGCGGCAAGGAGCGTCGTCGTGACTGGCGTGCGTTATTCCTGACACCCCATCGGGGTCGCCCACCTGAATGTTCCTTCCATTCGGGCAGAGCGAAGTCTTTATCTCATTCAAATTCAATTGTTTAATGGATTTTTTCCCTGTGCGCGTCTTTGCTTTCGTGTGCTGTTTCAAAACAATTTTTGCGTCGGGAGAAAAATTTTGAAAGAAAACTTTCAGGCCCGCGTATCAACAAACAGGAAGGCAACAAAGAGGCTTCCGAAAAACGCAATAAAAAAACAAAATCCAAATAAGGAAAAACAATGAAAAAGCATTTCATCATCAGCATGATCGTCGCTCTTGGCATGGCTGGTTTCACCGGTGTCACCTTCGCTGCTGACGCACCTGCTGCAAAGCCTGCTGCTACCGCACCTGCTGGCGAAAAGAAAGCCGAGGCTCCGAAGGCCGAAGCCAAAAAGAAGGCTGTGA
The nucleotide sequence above comes from Chlorobaculum tepidum TLS. Encoded proteins:
- a CDS encoding DUF2127 domain-containing protein, with protein sequence MIHNFKGGLRAVSIFEAGKGILVLSLALLLSTFVSRDLPGIIAEIKTRWNVDPSSHMPHLAKMLMQDLTGARLHFLIMLAAIYALMRFIEAYGLWFARRWAEWFALVSGGVYLPIELYELAKGFSWLKMGILTINLIIVAYMAWLLIRGKSVLKSDEGDA
- a CDS encoding RNA polymerase sigma factor, which translates into the protein MAGFSVNSPKARKSDQELVAGVLEDKKQFAAIVQRYEEPLFRYIVRQGARDRELARDILQEVFIKVYLHLNDYDASLPFSSWIYRIAHNETITHFRKEKNRPLVLDKGDDDEFFGKIVDDLELSRADGQYDVSDIQTVLERLEPRYRDILVLKFFEDKSYEEISDILQMPQGTVATLINRAKKKVKASLEKN